The Betaproteobacteria bacterium genome window below encodes:
- a CDS encoding NADH-quinone oxidoreductase subunit M, translated as MLLGLPLLSTVVWFPILAGVVILFTGNDRNAPLARVLALAGAIGGLLVAIPLYTQFDLAQTAFQFEELMPWIESFNVNYHLGIDGISTPLILLNCFTTVLVVLAGWQVIQTRVAQYMASFLILSGLMNGVFAALDGLLFYVFFEATLIPMFIIIGVWGGPNRVYAALKFFLYTLLGSLLTLIAFIYLYNASDGSFALSDWYQLRIGMTTQILLFFALFAAFSVKVPMWPVHTWLPDAHPEAPTGGSVVLAAIMLKLGAYGFIRFSLPILPDASHKLAGLMIALSLIAIVYIGLVALVQTDMKRLIAYSSISHMGFVTLGMFLFNAAGLEGAIVQMVSHGFVAGALFLCVGVVYDRMHTHLIADYGGVVNTMPVFAAFFMLFAMANSGLPGTSGFVGEFMVVMGA; from the coding sequence ATGCTCCTCGGCCTGCCACTCCTCTCCACCGTCGTCTGGTTCCCGATCCTGGCGGGTGTCGTCATCCTCTTCACCGGCAACGACCGCAACGCGCCGCTTGCGCGCGTGCTCGCGCTCGCCGGCGCCATCGGCGGGCTGCTGGTGGCGATCCCGCTGTACACGCAGTTCGATCTCGCGCAGACCGCCTTTCAGTTCGAGGAACTGATGCCGTGGATCGAGAGCTTCAACGTCAACTACCACCTCGGCATCGATGGCATCTCGACGCCGCTGATCCTGCTCAACTGCTTCACCACCGTGCTGGTCGTGCTGGCCGGGTGGCAGGTGATCCAGACGCGGGTCGCGCAGTACATGGCTTCGTTCCTGATCCTCTCGGGCCTCATGAACGGCGTCTTCGCGGCGCTCGATGGCCTGCTGTTCTATGTCTTTTTCGAAGCGACGCTGATCCCGATGTTCATCATCATCGGCGTGTGGGGCGGGCCGAACCGTGTCTATGCGGCCCTCAAGTTCTTCCTCTACACGCTGCTCGGCTCACTGCTCACGCTGATCGCGTTCATCTATCTCTACAACGCCTCCGACGGCAGTTTCGCGCTCTCCGACTGGTATCAGCTGCGCATCGGGATGACCACGCAGATCCTGCTGTTCTTCGCGCTGTTCGCCGCCTTCTCCGTCAAGGTGCCGATGTGGCCGGTGCACACCTGGTTGCCCGACGCGCACCCCGAGGCGCCGACCGGAGGATCGGTCGTGCTGGCGGCGATCATGCTGAAGCTCGGCGCGTACGGCTTCATCCGCTTCTCGCTGCCGATCCTGCCCGATGCCAGCCACAAGCTCGCCGGCCTGATGATCGCCCTGTCGCTCATCGCCATCGTCTACATCGGCCTGGTGGCGCTGGTGCAGACCGACATGAAGCGGCTGATCGCGTACTCCTCGATCTCGCACATGGGCTTCGTGACGCTCGGCATGTTCCTCTTCAACGCGGCGGGACTCGAAGGCGCCATCGTGCAGATGGTTTCCCACGGCTTCGTCGCGGGTGCCCTGTTTCTCTGCGTGGGTGTCGTCTACGACCGGATGCACACCCACCTCATCGCGGACTACGGCGGCGTGGTGAACACGATGCCGGTGTTCGCGGCGTTCTTCATGCTCTTCGCGATGGCGAACTCCGGCCTGCCGGGAACGAGCGGATTCGTCGGCGAGTTCATGGTGGTGATGGGGGC